A window of the Arachis duranensis cultivar V14167 chromosome 5, aradu.V14167.gnm2.J7QH, whole genome shotgun sequence genome harbors these coding sequences:
- the LOC107487403 gene encoding uncharacterized protein LOC107487403, giving the protein MGGLLHLFEFNQGRMAKKVHAHKRHQGGLEAPRNSLDLQLETSQYHCPEGELPIAYNYQVEEDWSENIHCANMGSMKKLINEELSKRSTTKQNAPSLVARLMGIDTMPPDTKSVVPLERTSEIMGTKFSKREMNGRDSVSRGYYNFNSSSEMELDSFYGGIDDDDGWSQSFGKPRPREHPQEEELQKFKKEFEAYQATRFLECSKVAEIDSIPRRLLPQENLNKENLTHDTSSHRTTMEKLAELDSHLLKSELPDIGGPEYGDDVMELIPAMQKKSFPSRSRTLSRDFEESLIMKSYHKFDRSSSPTRIVVLKPGLDSICNHEDSWTGSSGTLQGRNSIADFLEEVKERLKSELQGRTVKKGSVVRGSGIETRYNEKPADPKLIAQHIAKQVRESATRDVEANLFRSESTRSYKNDMLFNGPSSPEFINRDTRRFSSERLRNIGKSEMRIDLPEVTSRNLAPHALVNHRVRQKQTEDKCSNGTSHWKVSKGENEIQTGSFRHDPDDNVLFQRDLSPRNLVRSLSAPVSGSGTSFGKLLLEDRHVLTGAQIRRKLEAVETISVDVKKQKKDRFNIKEKVSHFRYSLGLRGRLFGKRIQSMVESHGNEYGSMVRDVTSGPTVLLTYGERHENSTEVPPSPASVCSSVHEEFWKRAEYLSPLSTPDVSSRDDNIVPQVFRDISSGLSELRRQLNQLESNGSDDITTKQEPLESEIVQLEDPAESFIRDLLVASGLYFGSWDKSLLRGDSLAKPIGNSVFKEVEASGERSINENDEGSIKDRNENMINKRVLLDLLNEALSVVLGPSLTLSRFRRKVSNTSMMMAPPCGKELLKSVWEIISASLYPQCDEIYPYSLDDLVAQHLGSVPWSGLVSEEINVLERDIECMITNDLVEELTKDMLLFRPQSNHQHPSLITRNSTNSS; this is encoded by the exons ATGGGAGGTTTATTACACTTGTTTGAGTTCAATCAGGGGAGGATGGCCAAGAAAGTTCATGCTCATAAAAGGCATCAGGGTG GCCTGGAAGCTCCCCGGAATAGCCTGGATCTGCAATTAGAGACGTCTCAGTACCACTGTCCGGAAGGAGAATTACCAATAGCA TATAACTATCAAGTAGAAGAAGACTGGTCAGAGAACATTCACTGTGCAAATATGGGTTCGATGAAAAAACTTATCAATGAGGAGCTATCCAAACGCTCAACCACCaagcaaaatgcaccaagcctCGTGGCAAGGTTGATGGGGATTGATACGATGCCACCAGACACAAAATCTGTTGTTCCATTAGAAAGAACTAGTGAAATTATGGGGACAAAGTTTTCAAAGAGGGAAATGAATGGAAGGGATTCGGTTAGTCGGGGCtattataatttcaattcttCTAGTGAAATGGAATTAGATTCATTTTATGGAGGcatagatgatgatgatgggtgGAGCCAAAGTTTCGGAAAACCAAGGCCACGGGAACATCCTCAAGAAGAGGAACTCCAGAAATTTAAGAAAGAGTTTGAAGCGTATCAAGCAACACGGTTTCTGGAGTGCTCAAAGGTTGCCGAAATCGATAGTATTCCTAGACGATTACTTCCTCAAGAGAACCTGAACAAGGAAAATTTGACACATGATACAAGTTCACACAGAACAACCATGGAGAAACTTGCAGAACTTGATAGCCACTTGCTCAAATCAGAGCTACCCGACATTGGTGGTCCCGAATATGGTGATGATGTGATGGAGTTAATCCCAGCTATGCAAAAGAAATCCTTTCCTTCAAGGAGCAGAACACTAAGTAGAGATTTTGAGGAGTCTTTGATAATGAAATCTTATCACAAATTTGATAGATCTTCTTCTCCGACTCGGATAGTTGTCTTGAAGCCTGGCCTTGATAGCATTTGCAACCATGAAGACAGTTGGACTGGTTCATCTGGCACTTTACAAGGCAGAAACAGTATAGCAGATTTTCTTGAGGAGGTCAAAGAGCGATTGAAAAGTGAACTACAAGGGAGAACTGTCAAGAAGGGTTCTGTGGTTCGAGGGAGTGGAATTGAGACACGTTACAATGAAAAGCCAGCTGATCCTAAACTAATAGCCCAGCACATAGCAAAACAGGTCAGAGAAAGTGCAACTAGAGACGTCGAAGCAAATTTATTCCGGTCAGAATCAACAAGGTCATATAAAAATGATATGCTGTTCAACGGACCAAGCTCCCCAGAATTTATCAACAGAGACACAAGGAGGTTCTCGTCGGAGAGGCTAAGAAATATTGGGAAAAGCGAAATGCGCATTGACCTTCCTGAGGTGACTTCTAGGAACTTGGCGCCACATGCTTTAGTCAATCACAGAGTTAGGCAAAAGCAAACAGAAGATAAGTGTTCAAATGGCACAAGCCATTGGAAAGTTTCAAAAGGGGAAAATGAAATACAAACAGGATCTTTCAGACATGATCCAGATGACAATGTGTTGTTCCAAAGGgacttgtccccaagaaacctTGTAAGGTCCTTGTCTGCTCCTGTATCAGGATCAGGAACATCGTTTGGGAAGCTACTTCTAGAGGATCGCCACGTTTTAACTGGTGCACAAATTCGAAGGAAGCTTGAAGCTGTTGAAACTATTTCTGTTGATgttaaaaaacagaaaaaggaTAGATTCAATATTAAAGAGAAAGTCTCTCATTTTAGATATAGCCTTGGTCTAAGAGGGAGGCTTTTCGGAAAAAGGATTCAATCAATGGTAGAATCACATGGCAATGAATATGGTTCCATGGTGAGAGATGTCACCAGTGGACCGACAGTTCTATTGACCTACGGCGAGAGGCAT GAGAACTCCACTGAGGTACCTCCTAGTCCTGCATCAGTGTGCAGCAGTGTTCATGAAGAATTTTGGAAGCGAGCTGAATACTTAAGTCCACTATCAACTCCAGACGTTTCTTCGAGGGACGACAACATTGTTCCGCAGGTTTTCAGAGATATCAGCTCTGGTTTGAGTG AGCTAAGGAGACAGCTCAATCAACTCGAGTCCAATGGTTCTGACGACATCACAACAAAACAGGAGCCTCTTGAATCCGAGATAGTTCAACTAGAGGATCCAGCAGAATCTTTCATAAGAGATCTACTAGTTGCCTCTGGTCTGTACTTTGGATCATGGGATAAATCTTTACTAAGAGGAGACTCATTGGCAAAGCCTATCGGAAACTCGGTATTCAAAGAAGTGGAAGCATCTGGCGAGAGATCAATCAATGAGAATGACGAAGGTTCTATAAAGGATCGGAATGAGAATATGATAAACAAGAGGGTCTTGCTTGATTTGTTGAACGAGGCACTTTCGGTTGTTCTTGGACCATCTTTGACATTATCAAGATTCAGAAGGAAAGTAAGCAACACTTCCATGATGATGGCACCACCTTGTGGAAAAGAATTGTTGAAATCAGTGTGGGAAATCATCAGTGCTTCTTTGTATCCGCAATGTGATGAAATATATCCTTATTCTCTTGATGATTTGGTGGCTCAACATTTGGGGTCAGTCCCTTGGTCTGGATTAGTATCTGAAGAGATCAATGTATTGGAAAGAGATATAGAATGTATGATAACCAATGATCTGGTTGAAGAACTCACAAAAGACATGCTCCTTTTTCGGCCTCAATCGAACCACCAGCATCCGAGTCTTATTACCAGGAATTCGACTAACTCGAGCTGA